The genomic region GCTGTCGAGGTCAAGCCCCGCGACACGGGAAATCGTCTCGCGCTCGCCGGGCCCGGTACAGGCGCTCCCGGCTTCGATGACGTCGATACGCGCCGCATTGAGCGAGCGGGCGATATCGGCCTTGTCATCCGGCGTCAGCGAGACGCCGGGGGCTTGCTCGCCATCACGTAGCGTCGTGTCGAGAAACTGTACCTCACCGACATCTGAGAGCGCACGCATCGCTGGGTGCCCCTCGAACAATGTGTTCTGACTCACAGAAGATGCTCCATCACGCGCCACGAATTTCGCGGCCAGCCGCCTCGCGGCGACTTCCTCTATCCTCCGTCGGGTGTTCCGACATAGTGGTGTCTACTCTAATCTTCACGGTCTAAAAGGTGACGGAACTGACTACCACACCTCATGCCTGTCGTGTTCAGGATTCCAGACGGACCGTGTCACCTTCGGAAACGTCCGACGCCGCACCCCCGGGCAATTCGATGACAGTGTCCGCGTTCGCGTAACCGACCGAGCGCCAGGGTTGCAGGGTTTCGACGGCCTGGACCTCTTCGTCGACGAGCCAGAGCACATCGAGCGAGAACCGGACGAATAACATATGGATGAACTGTCGGCTCGCGTGGTCGAATGGAAAGACGAGCGCGTAGTCGTCGGGAATCGATGACCGGAACATCAGCCCCCGGCCCTGTTCGAGCATCGACTCGGCGTACTCCACCTCCGTTGCCAGCGGGCGTGCCGCGCCGTCGGGGTCGTGAACGAGCCGCATACCACCGCGGAGGTCGTAGGCAGGCAAAAAGTCTTCTGTCGGAGCGGAGGGTTTGAGGGGCAACGGCCACTCACTATGTCGTATGGAGAAGGCCCCCGGGGGGACGTCCGTCGGCGTCGATGACCCGTACGATCACGTCCAGCGGTGTGACTTCGTTACCGGCGAGGGGAAGTGTCGCTGGGCACGCGAACACGGTCATCACGACCCTGAATTCGCCAATGCCCGGAGTGGCGACGACTTTCGCTGTCCGGCAGCAATTACGCCCGACGACGCGGATGCAGACGCAGAGCCGGAGTGGG from Haloarcula sp. H-GB4 harbors:
- a CDS encoding DUF192 domain-containing protein — protein: MRLVHDPDGAARPLATEVEYAESMLEQGRGLMFRSSIPDDYALVFPFDHASRQFIHMLFVRFSLDVLWLVDEEVQAVETLQPWRSVGYANADTVIELPGGAASDVSEGDTVRLES